The segment GTCGAGGCTTTTGGAAAGGCGCACCGATTCCACTTTTCCGACCTCGACATTGCGTGTCTTGATCAGCGTCTTGCCAGCCTCTATCCCTTCAGCGGTCTCCATCTCGATGGTGATCAGCGGGCCACGACTGGAGATGTTGTGCCACACCATCCAGGCACCGATCATCAGCGCCACGATAGGGACTATCCAGATAGGGGAGAGGCGGCGTCGGCTTTCACGCCGTGCACGAGAATCATCACTCATAGGTCATCCTGTGACGAAGAAACGGAAGAGGAGGCGGCGGGTGCCGGCGTTCCTGTTGAGGTGGCGGGTGTCGTGGCATCAGAGATCGTGGTGGCGGAAGTCGTAGTGTAAGGCGGGCTTGCCTGAGGCTCGAACAGCTCACCGATGCTCGTATCCGCGGGCGTATCCCAGATCAGACGTGGATCGAAGCTCTGTGCCGAGAGCATGGTCAACACGACTACCGAAGCAAAGGAGACTGCCGCTGGCCCCGGATGCACTGACATCAAGGCCCCCAGCTGAATGAGCGCCGCGAGCAAGGCCACCACGAAGACATCCACCATCGACCAGCGGCCGACATATTCGGTAATGCGATACAGCGTGATACGCGCTCGTGCATGCTGAACCTGAGGGCGCTGCGCGCTGATGCACAGCCAGGCGATGGCAATCATCTTCGAGGCCGGCACGAGGATGCTGGCAACAAAGATGATCATGGCGATGGGCCAGTCACCATGTGACCACAGCAGCACGATGCCGCCTGCGATGGTCTGAGGATCAGATTCCCCCAGTGTCACCGTGCTCATGATCGGAAAGATATTGGCCGGAATGTAAAGCACCACCGCGGCGATCAACCAGGCCCAGGTGCGCTGCAGGCTGGCCGTCTTGCGCTGATGGATCGGATCCCCACAGCGTCGACAACTGACATGTACCTCTTCTGCGTGACAGGTGTTGATCAGGCCACAGCAGTGACAACTGGCTAGCCCCTGTTGCGCGGCACCCATGCCGGGCAACGTTCCGCTGGGTGCCGCAGGCTCGCCTGCCAGTGCAAACCACATGCGATCACCATCGATGCTGGCCAAGGTCTTTGTCATCAGGAGAGCGAAGAGACAGAAGGCCCAGAAGGAGGGGCCGAAGCTCACGTCGGCCATGCCAGCGATCTTGACCAGACTGACCATCACGCCGACCAGGAAGACATCAGCCATCATCCAGGGCTTGAGATGGCTCAGTGCTCGTGCAATACCGCGAATGCCGGGTAGCGGTAGTTTCAGACCAATCGCGGTATGTGTATAGAGCACGCCGATGAGATACAGGGCCGGCAACAGAATGATCGTCAGGATCAGCAGTAGCGCTAGCGATGGATAGGATTCTGCCGTCAGCGCCGCGGGCGTATCAGCCAGACTCAAGCTGGCCGAGATGCCATGCGTGGCAAAGGCGATGAATTCGAAGGGCAATGTCAGGACCAGCATCAGCAGACACGCTGTCGCCAGTGCCAGTGTGCGCTGCACCGAATGCGCATGGCGCTGGGCAAAGACATGATCACAGCGCGGGCAACGGGCACGCTCACCGGGTTTGAGAGCAGGTAGCGCGACGACCAGGTCACAGCACTCGCAGGCGCGTAGACGTCGGCGAGACACGCTGACGGCAAAGGGGGCGAGCAGGCGCGGTGGGTCGCGTATTTCCAGCGTACGTCGTGTGAAGCGACGCATAGCATCAAGGGAACGAAGCATGTCACTCCAGGGTGAGCAGACCGTATAAAACCAATGGTGAAAGACTGAAGATGAAAGACCGAAAGTGCCGCATTGATGGGCAAGGCATCCGTATGGCGATCGATCTCATGGCTGAGCGCGACAGGAGATGCTTGCACGCACGGCATCAGGCAAACAGTGTTCGATCATAGCATGATGCCGTAAAAGTCTCGTATGGCTCAATGCTCATGGTGCCATCATGGGGCTCTTTCCTGTGCCCTGAAACAGACACGCCGCCCAGTGAGGGCGGCGTGTTGAGCTGCATGAGCGGTCAGAACATCAGACCGGATCATCCTTGCTGTTTGCTATTTCGTGAGCCCGTTTCAGCTCCTTCGGCTCACCGAAGATGCGGCGAACCACGACGTAGCAGACCGGTACCAGGAAGATTGCCAGTACGGTGGCCGAGATCATCCCGCCGATCACGCCGTTCCCGATGGCATGGCGGCTTGCGGCACCCGCGCCCGTGGAGATGGCCAATGGCACGGCACCCAGGGTGAAGGCCAGTGATGTCATCAGGATCGGGCGCAGACGCATGCGCACCGCTTCCATGGTGGCATCGATCAGCGAGCGGCCCTGGACTTCAAGATCCTTGGCGAACTCGACGATCAGGATCGCATTCTTGGCCGATAGCCCGATGGTCGTCACCAGCCCGACCTGGAAGTACACATCGTTGTCCAGACCACGCAACCAGGTGGCCAGCAGGGCACCGATGACGCCGAGCGGCACCACCAGCATGACGGAGAACGGGATGCTCCAGCTCTCGTAGAGTGCTGCCAGACACAGGAAGACAAACACCAGCGAGATGGCATACAGATAAGGTGCCATGCCGCTGCTTGATGATTCCTGCAGTGAGATGCCGGTCCATTCCAATGCTACTCCGCCGCCAATCTCGTCCACCATGCGCTCCATTTCCGCCATCGCTTCACCGGTCGCATAGCCTTCGCCTGCCTGGCCCAGCAGCTCCATCGCTGAGGTACCGTTGTAACGAGTCAGCTGTGGAGAGCCGGTGGTCCAAGTGCCTGTGGCGATGTTGGATAGCGGCACCATGTCATTGTCACTGTTGCGCACGTACCATTTCTTCAGATCGCTGGGTTGCATGCGCGCTGACGAGGCACCCTGGACATACACTGACTTGATACGGCCTTCATCCAGGTAGTCGTTGACGTAGCTTGACCCCCAGGCGGTCGACAGTGTCGAGTAGACGTCCGAGAGCGAAATGCCCATGGCGGTCGCTTTCAGCTCATTGATCTTGATGTTGTACTGCGGGCTATCTTCCAGCCCATTGGGGCGCAAGCCGGTGATGACAGGATTCTGAGCCGCCATCCCCATCAGCTTGTTGCGCGCCTCGGTCAGCGCTTTGTGACCGATGCCGCCACGGTCCACCAGCATCATGTCAAAGCCACTGGCGTTACCCAGTTCACGAATGGA is part of the Cobetia sp. L2A1 genome and harbors:
- a CDS encoding paraquat-inducible protein A, translated to MLRSLDAMRRFTRRTLEIRDPPRLLAPFAVSVSRRRLRACECCDLVVALPALKPGERARCPRCDHVFAQRHAHSVQRTLALATACLLMLVLTLPFEFIAFATHGISASLSLADTPAALTAESYPSLALLLILTIILLPALYLIGVLYTHTAIGLKLPLPGIRGIARALSHLKPWMMADVFLVGVMVSLVKIAGMADVSFGPSFWAFCLFALLMTKTLASIDGDRMWFALAGEPAAPSGTLPGMGAAQQGLASCHCCGLINTCHAEEVHVSCRRCGDPIHQRKTASLQRTWAWLIAAVVLYIPANIFPIMSTVTLGESDPQTIAGGIVLLWSHGDWPIAMIIFVASILVPASKMIAIAWLCISAQRPQVQHARARITLYRITEYVGRWSMVDVFVVALLAALIQLGALMSVHPGPAAVSFASVVVLTMLSAQSFDPRLIWDTPADTSIGELFEPQASPPYTTTSATTISDATTPATSTGTPAPAASSSVSSSQDDL